A region from the Microcella frigidaquae genome encodes:
- a CDS encoding YbaK/EbsC family protein yields MASGPERFLQATAHLPITPQRMPDSTHTAAEAAAAVGVEVGAIVKSLVFVVVHDDDRREPVLALVCGGNRADLDALAAVLGGRIEKADATTVKAATGYSIGGVPPLGHPAPVRTVIDRDLLRFDTVWSAAGSAYDVFPASPQQLVAWTGGELADIGTR; encoded by the coding sequence ATGGCGTCCGGCCCCGAGCGCTTCCTGCAGGCGACCGCGCACCTGCCGATCACTCCGCAACGGATGCCCGACTCGACCCACACGGCCGCTGAGGCTGCCGCCGCGGTCGGTGTGGAGGTCGGCGCGATCGTCAAGTCGCTCGTCTTCGTCGTCGTGCACGACGACGACCGCCGCGAGCCCGTTCTCGCTCTCGTCTGCGGCGGCAACCGCGCCGATCTCGACGCCCTTGCCGCGGTGCTCGGCGGGCGCATCGAGAAGGCCGACGCGACGACCGTCAAGGCCGCGACGGGCTACTCGATCGGAGGGGTGCCGCCGCTCGGGCATCCCGCCCCCGTGCGCACGGTGATCGACCGCGACCTGCTGCGCTTCGACACGGTCTGGTCGGCGGCGGGCAGCGCCTACGACGTGTTCCCGGCGAGCCCGCAGCAGCTCGTTGCGTGGACGGGCGGCGAGCTCGCCGACATCGGCACCCGCTAG
- a CDS encoding histidine phosphatase family protein: MTVFALVRHGETDWNRERRIQGSTDIPLNDLGREQARATGALLADRRWTALVASPLSRAAETARLIGEAVGLGEPELEARLAERDYGEAEGLTGPEIDALFPDGADVPGREPREAVAERVVAALHDLAARHPGEAVIVVAHGGVIRSVLETVAPGQHREPITNGSVHSFRHADGSLELVAFDDPIDERSIFPYTDDFEQQNRLAEREREAR, translated from the coding sequence ATGACGGTGTTCGCGCTCGTGCGCCACGGCGAGACCGACTGGAACCGCGAGCGGCGCATCCAGGGTTCGACCGACATCCCGCTGAACGACCTCGGCCGCGAGCAGGCGCGGGCCACGGGCGCGCTCCTCGCCGACCGGCGCTGGACGGCCCTCGTCGCCTCTCCCCTGTCGCGGGCGGCCGAAACGGCCCGGTTGATCGGCGAGGCGGTCGGCCTCGGCGAGCCCGAGCTGGAGGCGCGGCTCGCCGAGCGCGACTACGGTGAGGCCGAGGGGCTCACCGGCCCCGAGATTGACGCGCTCTTTCCCGATGGCGCCGACGTGCCGGGGCGCGAGCCGCGCGAGGCCGTCGCCGAGCGGGTCGTCGCGGCGCTGCACGACCTCGCCGCCCGGCACCCCGGCGAGGCGGTGATCGTCGTCGCCCACGGTGGCGTCATCCGCAGCGTGCTCGAGACGGTCGCGCCCGGACAGCACCGGGAGCCGATCACGAACGGCTCGGTGCACTCCTTCCGGCACGCCGACGGCTCGCTCGAGCTCGTCGCCTTCGACGACCCGATCGACGAGCGCTCGATCTTCCCGTACACCGACGACTTCGAGCAGCAGAACCGTCTCGCCGAGCGCGAGCGGGAGGCCCGCTGA
- a CDS encoding NAD-dependent protein deacetylase, with protein MSIAAPLVELDATARAAVDQAVELLRGRRIAVLTGAGVSTDSGIPDYRGVGAPVRTPMTYSQFLADEPYRKRYWAGSHLGWSRFAASRPNAGHVTLAELEASGIVTGVVTQNVDGLHIRAGSRRVVDLHGSMDRVTCLHCGQTFDRGAIAERITALNPWLSDADATMNPDGDAEVADVSRFAVPECSVCGGTLKPDIVFFGEFVPPVKFEEARGIVARSDALLVLGSSLVVNSGIRLVGQAAKKRIPTIIVNRGETKADSRAALKIEAGTTETLAALRDALSA; from the coding sequence ATGTCGATCGCCGCACCGCTCGTCGAGCTGGATGCCACGGCGCGCGCCGCGGTGGATCAGGCCGTCGAGCTGCTGCGCGGTCGTCGTATCGCCGTGCTGACCGGGGCCGGCGTGAGCACCGACTCGGGCATTCCCGACTACCGCGGTGTGGGGGCGCCCGTGCGCACGCCCATGACGTACAGCCAGTTCCTCGCCGACGAGCCGTACCGGAAGCGCTACTGGGCTGGCAGCCATCTCGGCTGGAGCCGGTTCGCCGCCTCCCGCCCGAACGCCGGGCACGTGACGCTCGCCGAGCTCGAGGCGAGCGGCATCGTCACCGGAGTCGTCACGCAGAACGTCGACGGCCTGCACATCCGCGCCGGCAGTCGGCGCGTCGTCGACCTGCACGGCAGCATGGACCGCGTCACGTGCCTGCACTGCGGGCAGACCTTCGACCGCGGAGCGATCGCCGAGCGCATCACCGCGCTGAACCCGTGGCTGAGCGACGCCGACGCGACCATGAATCCGGATGGCGATGCCGAGGTCGCCGACGTCTCGCGGTTCGCCGTGCCCGAGTGCTCGGTCTGCGGCGGAACCCTCAAGCCCGACATCGTCTTCTTCGGCGAGTTCGTGCCGCCCGTCAAGTTCGAGGAGGCCCGCGGCATCGTGGCCCGCTCGGACGCGCTGCTCGTACTCGGGTCGTCCCTCGTCGTGAACTCGGGCATCCGCCTCGTCGGCCAGGCGGCGAAGAAGCGCATCCCGACGATCATCGTCAACCGCGGTGAGACGAAGGCAGACTCCCGCGCCGCCCTTAAGATCGAGGCAGGCACGACCGAGACGCTCGCCGCTCTGCGCGACGCACTGTCGGCCTGA
- a CDS encoding TrmH family RNA methyltransferase — MRIAPITSLDEPALADYARLTDVALRRVTEPEGGLYIAESLTVIERALRAGHEPRSVLTSERWLPELEALLGDHDVTVHVGSAGVLEELTGFHLHRGALASMHRPPLTPVAELLRDARRVVIVEDVVDHTNVGAIFRSVAGLGADAVLVTPRCADPLYRRSVRVSMGTVLQVPWTRLPEWNDAVPLLHAAGFTIAALALADNAVGLREFAATSPERVAVVVGTEGDGLSRAALAAADAVVTIPMAHGVDSLNVAAATAVALYALQARP, encoded by the coding sequence ATGCGCATCGCCCCCATCACGAGCCTCGACGAGCCGGCCCTCGCCGACTACGCGCGCCTCACCGACGTCGCCCTGCGGCGCGTCACCGAGCCGGAGGGCGGGCTCTACATCGCCGAGTCGCTCACGGTCATCGAGCGGGCGCTGCGGGCCGGCCACGAACCCCGCTCGGTGCTGACGAGCGAGCGCTGGCTGCCCGAGCTCGAGGCGCTGCTCGGTGATCACGATGTCACCGTGCACGTCGGCTCGGCGGGTGTGCTGGAGGAGCTCACCGGCTTCCATCTGCATCGCGGCGCCCTGGCGAGCATGCACCGGCCGCCGCTGACCCCGGTCGCCGAGCTGCTGCGGGATGCCCGCCGCGTGGTCATCGTCGAGGACGTCGTCGACCACACCAACGTCGGTGCGATATTCCGCTCCGTCGCAGGGCTGGGGGCGGATGCGGTGCTCGTGACCCCGCGCTGCGCCGACCCGCTCTACCGGCGCAGCGTGCGCGTCTCGATGGGCACCGTGCTGCAGGTGCCCTGGACCCGGCTGCCCGAGTGGAACGACGCCGTGCCGCTGCTGCACGCGGCGGGTTTCACCATCGCCGCGCTCGCCCTCGCCGACAACGCGGTCGGCCTGCGTGAGTTCGCCGCGACCTCGCCCGAGCGCGTCGCCGTCGTCGTGGGCACCGAGGGCGACGGGCTCAGCCGGGCCGCTCTCGCCGCAGCCGACGCCGTCGTGACGATCCCGATGGCGCACGGCGTCGACTCGCTCAACGTCGCCGCGGCGACCGCCGTGGCGCTCTACGCGCTGCAAGCGCGACCATAG